One part of the Populus alba chromosome 18, ASM523922v2, whole genome shotgun sequence genome encodes these proteins:
- the LOC118051175 gene encoding glutamate receptor 2.8 — protein sequence MIRKKYPSKPALSFLSLLFLKILFFFEMGMAKNSTSIIPVNVGVVLDFDNDLDGKIGLSCINMSLSDFYDTHGDYKTRLVLITRDSKNDVAGAAAAALDLIKNVEVQAIIGPTTSMQANFVIELGEKAQVPIISFSASSPSLTSIRSPFFFRATQNDSTQVNAISALVQAFGWREAVPIYIDNEYGQGVIPYLTDALQAVDARVPYRSVISPSATDDQIVSELYKLMTMQTRVFIVHMFPSLGARVFAKAKEIGMVSEGYVWIMTDGLTAEFFSSPNASVTNTMQGALGLTPYVPRTKDLETFRVRWKRKFQQDNPDIVDAELNIFGLRAYDAATALALAVEKAGTANLGFQKANVSSNSSTDLATLGVSLNGPNLVQALSNITFKGLTGEYLFDNGQLQSSAFQIINVNGNGGREIGFWTSTKGIVKTLNSTNSMTAYSGSNSDLSTVIWPGDTTSVPKGWEIPTNGKKLRIGVPVKDSFNEFVRVTRDPSSNTTTFTGYCIDVFDAVVNALPYALPYEYIPFAKPDGEPAGTYNDLVYQVYLKNFDAVVGDTTIIFNRSQYVDFTLPYTESGVSMVVPIVDNNSKNAWVFLRPLTWDLWVTSFCFFIFIGFVIWVLEHRINEDFRGPASHQAGTSIWFSFSTMVFAQRETVVSNFSRAVVIIWCFVVLILTQSYTASLTSLLTVQQLRPTVTDVHELIKKGEYVGYRGGSFVQGILLDQLHFDKSKLIVYNTTEQWDDLLSKGSGNGGIAAAFDEVPFTRLFLSKYCSKYAVIDPTFKTGGFGFAFPKGSPLVPDVSRAVLNMTEGDKMREIENAWFGKQSNCPDSSNSVTSNSLSLKSFWGLFLIAGVASLLALIIFMVMFVYKERKVLRPLNSTISIRRKLSNFFRIFIQRDLKSHTFRKSGLDDRNGTSLPTMGAPSPSASSVQTSYFPGDGDHSSTEFVDSSPDCQTSQEVVINIDQLTNPNQERLAAFEVEHDHN from the exons ATGATCAGGAAAAAGTACCCTTCAAAGCCTGCTCTCTCTTTCTTATCCcttctttttttgaagattttattcttctttgaaATGGGAATGGCCAAGAACTCAACATCTATAATCCCAGTGAATGTAGGTGTGGTTCTTGACTTTGACAATGACTTGGATGGCAAGATTGGGTTGAGTTGCATCAATATGTCTCTCTCAGACTTCTATGACACTCATGGTGATTACAAAACCAGGCTGGTCCTCATCACCAGGGACTCCAAGAACGATGTTGCTGGTGCAGCTGCTGCAG CCCTGGACCTGATAAAAAATGTTGAAGTGCAAGCAATCATAGGCCCAACAACATCAATGCAAGCCAATTTTGTTATTGAACTTGGAGAAAAAGCTCAGGTGCCCATTATATCATTTTCTGCATCAAGTCCTTCTCTCACTTCCATCAGGAGTCCCTTCTTCTTCCGAGCTACCCAAAATGATTCAACTCAGGTGAATGCTATAAGTGCATTAGTTCAAGCCTTTGGATGGAGAGAAGCAGTGCCCATCTACATTGACAATGAGTATGGACAGGGAGTGATACCTTATTTAACTGATGCTCTGCAAGCAGTTGATGCTCGTGTACCGTACCGGAGTGTAATTTCTCCATCAGCCACTGATGATCAAATTGTTTCAGAGCTTTACAAGTTGATGACAATGCAAACTAGAGTTTTCATTGTGCACATGTTTCCATCTCTTGGCGCTCGGGTTTTTGCCAAAGCAAAAGAGATTGGCATGGTGAGTGAAGGCTATGTTTGGATCATGACTGATGGTCTAACAgctgaattttttagttcaCCAAATGCTTCTGTCACTAATACAATGCAAGGTGCATTGGGTTTGACACCTTATGTGCCAAGAACAAAAGATCTCGAAACTTTTCGAGTTCGGTGGAAAAGAAAATTCCAACAAGATAATCCAGATATTGTTGATGCTGAGTTGAATATTTTTGGCTTACGGGCATATGATGCAGCAACAGCTTTGGCCTTGGCAGTTGAGAAAGCTGGAACTGCAAATTTAGGCTTCCAAAAGGCAAACGTTTCTAGCAATTCATCCACAGATCTTGCAACTCTTGGGGTGTCTTTAAATGGTCCAAACCTCGTTCAAGCTTTATCAAACATTACTTTCAAAGGTCTTACAGGAGAATATCTTTTCGATAATGGACAGTTACAGTCATCAGCTTTCCAGATAATAAATGTGAATGGCAATGGGGGAAGAGAGATAGGATTCTGGACATCAACCAAAGGGATTGTCAAAACATTGAACTCAACAAATAGTATGACTGCGTACTCAGGTTCTAATTCCGATCTTTCAACTGTCATATGGCCGGGTGATACAACTTCTGTTCCCAAGGGCTGGGAGATTCCAACGAATGGGAAGAAGTTGAGAATAGGAGTGCCTGTGAAGGATAGTTTCAATGAGTTTGTGAGAGTGACAAGAGATCCTAGTTCTAACACCACAACCTTTACCGGATACTGCATAGATGTTTTTGATGCTGTTGTCAACGCATTGCCTTATGCTTTGCCTTACGAGTACATCCCCTTTGCCAAGCCTGACGGCGAGCCAGCTGGAACTTACAATGATCTGGTATATCAAGTGTACTTGAAG AATTTTGATGCTGTAGTTGGAGATACAACTATTATTTTCAACAGATCCCAGTATGTTGATTTTACTTTGCCTTACACTGAAAGTGGTGTCTCCATGGTCGTCCCTATCGTGGACAACAATAGCAAAAATGCATGGGTTTTCTTGAGGCCTCTGACATGGGATCTCTGGGTGacaagtttttgtttctttattttcattggATTTGTGATCTGGGTTCTTGAACACAGAATCAATGAAGATTTTAGAGGGCCTGCTTCGCATCAAGCGGGCACTAGCATCTGGTTTTCTTTCTCAACCATGGTTTTTGCACAAA GGGAGACAGTTGTTAGCAACTTCTCTAGAGCAGTGGTAATCATATGGTGTTTTGTTGTGCTGATTCTCACACAAAGCTACACTGCCAGTCTAACTAGTTTACTTACAGTCCAGCAGCTGCGGCCTACAGTTACTGATGTACACGAGCTCATTAAGAAGGGGGAGTATGTAGGCTACCGGGGGGGTTCCTTTGTTCAGGGAATCCTATTAGATCAGTTGCATTTCGACAAGTCCAAGCTCATTGTGTATAATACCACAGAACAATGGGATGACCTTTTATCAAAAGGAAGTGGAAATGGTGGTATTGCTGCTGCTTTTGATGAAGTACCATTTACGAGGCTCTTTCTGTCGAAGTATTGCTCTAAATATGCGGTGATTGATCCTACATTTAAAACAGGCGGTTTCGGATTT GCCTTCCCTAAAGGTTCTCCTCTGGTACCAGATGTATCAAGGGCAGTTCTAAACATGACAGAGGGAGATAAAATGAGGGAAATCGAGAATGCTTGGTTTGGAAAACAAAGCAATTGTCCAGATTCCAGCAACTCGGTTACATCTAACAGCCTTAGTCTCAAGAGTTTCTGGGGCTTATTTTTAATTGCTGGAGTAGCATCCCTCTTAGCTCTCATTATATTCATGGTCATGTTTGTCTACAAGGAAAGGAAAGTGTTGAGGCCTCTAAATTCCACAATTTCCATAAGGAGAAAACTCAGCAATTTCTTCAGGATCTTTATTCAGAGGGACTTAAAATCCCATACTTTCAGAAAAAGTGGGCTGGATGACCGCAATGGCACTAGTCTGCCTACTATGGGTGCGCCGAGCCCATCGGCCTCTTCAGTTCAAACTAGTTATTTCCCTGGAGATGGAGATCATTCTTCTACAGAGTTTGTTGATTCCAGTCCAGATTGTCAAACATCTCAAGAGGTAGTAATAAATATTGATCAACTTACAAACCCAAATCAAGAAAGACTAGCAGCTTTTGAAGTGGAACATGATCACAATTGA